One window from the genome of Labilithrix sp. encodes:
- a CDS encoding helix-turn-helix transcriptional regulator → MQRGFGSTEDVAEASHLLQRALDVQAVSIGPGFGFSPLAHVHGIEDGWRELHMRHLSWDPSPAFLDHSGGEPYRVMTHSTARERAGPLVRGLARFGYADGAVSRYDTLGGSYSAALYRGEGGRPFEDGDALVIRLLAPWITNALGSGIAKLAISGDLARVIPLAWVDLPSLVLYKSPSVNEALVLHLDISTKLAQGRLFTTLVARASRVAKSAPPPLVVSARHQIEASFVDPTRSGPRPRRAADRRLLFALCERPANTVDEDALFSLTPTQREVATRVAEGLSLPRVARELGMSYETARYHLRDVYRQLGVHGRAELRARFPHR, encoded by the coding sequence CAGGCTTCGGCTTCTCGCCCCTCGCGCACGTCCACGGCATCGAAGACGGCTGGCGCGAGCTCCACATGCGTCACCTCTCGTGGGATCCGTCGCCAGCCTTCCTCGATCACTCCGGCGGAGAGCCGTACCGGGTGATGACCCACAGCACCGCGCGCGAGCGCGCGGGCCCTCTCGTCCGGGGGCTCGCGCGCTTCGGCTACGCGGACGGCGCCGTGTCGCGCTACGATACACTCGGAGGGAGCTACTCCGCGGCACTCTATCGCGGCGAGGGCGGTCGACCATTCGAGGACGGCGACGCGCTCGTCATCAGGTTGCTGGCGCCATGGATCACCAACGCGCTCGGGAGCGGCATCGCGAAGCTCGCCATCTCCGGCGACCTCGCGCGGGTGATCCCGTTGGCGTGGGTCGACCTTCCGAGCCTGGTCCTCTACAAGAGTCCGAGCGTAAATGAGGCACTCGTCCTCCACCTGGACATCAGCACCAAGCTAGCGCAAGGACGGCTCTTCACGACGCTCGTCGCGCGCGCCTCCCGGGTCGCAAAATCCGCGCCGCCGCCGCTCGTCGTCTCGGCGCGCCACCAGATCGAGGCGAGCTTCGTCGATCCTACGCGCTCGGGGCCGCGGCCGCGACGCGCCGCCGATCGCCGCCTCCTCTTCGCGCTCTGTGAGCGTCCAGCGAACACGGTCGACGAGGACGCGCTCTTCTCTCTCACGCCGACGCAGCGTGAGGTCGCGACGCGCGTGGCCGAGGGGCTGTCGCTCCCGCGCGTCGCTCGCGAGCTCGGGATGAGCTACGAGACCGCGCGGTACCATCTTCGGGACGTCTACCGGCAGCTCGGAGTCCATGGTCGCGCGGAGCTGCGCGCGCGCTTTCCACATCGCTGA
- a CDS encoding tyrosine-type recombinase/integrase: protein MYRRRDGGFVVRARVVHVRTGRTVTICRALGDEVSPQRAYVVLQDLKRAARVGVLDAVQTEMPTAKSFALSLFKAKVADGSIASAKGREKWATILGHLARAKWADYLLDRIEPRDLHEWRDSLPSLTWTRTRFDWQTGQPVVIKTGKYAPTTLNDWLAVARVVFAAAKRKYGLPADPMADVEDFPLKGHRTYTREEPNALTPEETATWLAKLRELYPRLFAMVLLGFVLGQRPSTLRPLRRKGRQADLDLARGVIQIRRSHTLGDEVMEATKTFADQEVALPKSVLDVLREHVAWLDAGYPEGGTWQQRKSELLFPSAEGKLLCRSALQKPFAKVTEACGLGKSITPRAMRRTFQDLTRKAGVDGVVAMAISGHATDAMRVRYSTAGGPEIAAAIGKVVSIATAKPRAGRAKKKAG from the coding sequence GTGTACCGTCGTCGGGACGGCGGGTTCGTGGTGCGCGCGCGGGTGGTGCACGTGCGGACGGGCCGGACAGTCACGATCTGTCGGGCGCTCGGCGACGAGGTGAGCCCGCAGCGCGCCTACGTGGTGTTGCAGGATCTCAAGCGGGCGGCGCGCGTGGGCGTGCTGGACGCCGTGCAGACGGAGATGCCTACCGCGAAGAGCTTCGCGCTCTCGTTGTTCAAAGCAAAGGTCGCTGACGGCAGCATCGCGAGCGCGAAGGGCCGCGAGAAGTGGGCAACGATCCTCGGCCACCTGGCGCGCGCAAAGTGGGCCGACTACCTGCTCGACCGGATCGAGCCTCGCGACCTGCACGAGTGGCGCGACTCGCTCCCCTCGCTCACCTGGACGCGCACCCGCTTCGATTGGCAGACCGGCCAGCCAGTTGTGATCAAGACCGGCAAGTACGCGCCCACGACGCTCAACGACTGGCTCGCCGTCGCGCGCGTGGTCTTCGCCGCCGCGAAGAGGAAGTACGGGCTCCCGGCCGACCCCATGGCCGACGTCGAGGACTTCCCGCTGAAGGGCCACCGCACGTACACGCGCGAGGAGCCGAACGCGCTCACGCCGGAGGAGACGGCGACGTGGCTGGCGAAGCTCCGGGAGCTCTACCCACGGCTGTTCGCGATGGTGCTGCTCGGGTTCGTCCTCGGTCAGCGCCCGAGCACGCTCCGTCCGCTCCGGCGGAAGGGCAGGCAGGCGGACCTCGACCTCGCCCGCGGCGTGATCCAGATCCGCCGGTCGCACACCCTTGGCGACGAGGTGATGGAGGCGACGAAGACGTTCGCCGACCAGGAGGTCGCGCTCCCGAAGAGCGTGCTCGACGTCCTGCGCGAGCACGTCGCGTGGCTCGACGCCGGCTACCCGGAAGGAGGGACCTGGCAGCAGCGCAAGTCGGAGCTCCTGTTCCCGTCCGCCGAGGGCAAGCTGCTCTGCCGGTCGGCGCTGCAGAAGCCGTTCGCGAAGGTCACGGAGGCGTGCGGGCTCGGCAAGAGCATCACGCCGCGCGCGATGCGCCGGACGTTCCAGGACCTTACGCGGAAGGCCGGCGTCGACGGCGTCGTGGCGATGGCGATCTCGGGCCACGCGACCGACGCCATGCGCGTCCGGTACTCGACTGCGGGCGGACCCGAAATCGCCGCGGCGATCGGGAAGGTCGTGAGCATCGCGACGGCGAAGCCGCGGGCGGGAAGGGCGAAGAAGAAGGCGGGGTAG